The Terriglobales bacterium genome includes the window TGTCCCAGACCGGCTTCGACGACCGACAGAAACCTGGAAATCCCCAGGTAGCAGTCAGGAAAAGCTACCGGGGCCCATTTATTGAGGCGAAAGGAGTACGTTGTGAGAGAAAGAGGTACAGTGAAGTGGTTCAATGGAGCCAAGGGGTATGGTTTCATTCAGCGTTCAACGGGGGAAGACGTCTTCGTTCACTATTCCGCGATTCAGGAAAATGGCTATCGTACCCTGAACGAGGGCGAGACAGTTGAATTCGATCTTCTCAAAGGGCCCAAAGGATTCCAGGCTGCCAACGTCGCAAGAGTCTAGGCGTAACTGAGTTTCCCAAGAACCCCTTCCCGCGGGAAGGGGTTTTCTGTTGGGGGTACAGAAAGAAAAACGCCCGGCCGAGAGGCCGGGCAGTTGGCAGGTTGAAGCGCTAATCCTTACCGGCCTCGGGCTGTGGCGCCTGTCCGGCCTTCTTGATCTCAATATTGCCGTGCTCGTTGGTGACCTGAAGCTTGGGTCCGCCGTTACCGATGGCTCCGGTGGCGCTGGCGTCGTTCCGGATGGTGCTCACCTTGAGGGCATCGAAGTCGGAAGTGATTTCGCCGTTACGCGCGCGGAGGTCAGCCTGGAAGGTGGACTTGTCGGGTACGAAGATCTGGACGTCACCGCGACGATTGTCGATTTCCATGGTGCCCAATTTCGTGCTGTGGACTTCGATGGTGGAGTTGGCGTTCTCAACGCGCAGGTCCCCGGCAAAGTCATCGAGATGGACATCCTTGGAACGGGTAAGAACACGCATGGGGCCGGCTAACTTGTTGGCGCGAAGGTCACCGGCGTCCATGCTGAAATCGCCATCGAGACGGGCAAATTCCATGTCGGTACGCGAGCTGTGAAAGGTCACAGGCTTGGTGATCTTTGAGAGATTGATGCCGCCAAGATACTCACCGTTGAGTTTCACGGAACCGTTGACTTCCGCGATGGTGGTGTCATCAGCGCGCGCCTGAATATTAACGTCGCCAGTCACCTTGCTGATCTGGATGTCCCCACGCTTTTGGTCAATGTCGATATTCCCGGTAATATCGGAAACGTTAATATCGCCGCGAGAGGTGCTGAGCTTAATTCCGGCCTGACGACTGGCAATGATGACATCGCCATTGCGGGTGGCGACATCGAGCGCTAATGCGCGGGGTACCCAGATTTCCATGTCGGTACGCACGCCACGTGAGCCAGCACCGGAGGTGTTAGCGTTTACGGTGATGACGTTGGCGTCGATGTTAATGGTGGGCTGGGTCTGCTGATCGACCTGGTTGGCGTCATTCTGATCATTGGCGCGGATCTTCTTGGTGACATCGACCTTGACGCGGTTATCGTCCCACGACTTGATGGTGACGTTGCCCCGATCGCTGAGGACACGGAGGGAGGCGTCTTTCAGGCCAGCGGGCAGATCCTGCTGCTGAGTCGCGTTGAAGTTGAAGGTCTGGCCGAACATGCCTCCGAAGAAGTTGTCGTCGACGTCGATCTCACCCTGAATGGCTTGCCAGTTCAGGCGGTCGGCGGTGGAAGCAGAAAGACCGCAAATGATCAGAAGGATGAGGAACAGTACGCCGCCGGCGCCGATGCCGCGGGCGGGGTATCCATGCTGCTTGTCGGTGTAATACTCGGCGAGGCGAATGCCGCCCCACAAGATGAGCAGCAAGGGCCAGTAGCGGGCGAAGTAGTGTCCGAATTGCGGCCAACTGATCACGTGCGAGGTGATCAGGAGGAAGAATACGCCGATGATGATGAGAACCAGCGGGCCGGCCAGAGACCGGCGCCGCCGATAGTACGGAGGAGGTGTAACTGGAGTCGGACTAGCCATTGTGCACCTGTCCTTGACCCTGTTCGGCCGGAGGTACCGCAGGCGGCTGAGGCGCTTGCGGCATCGCCTGGTACTGCATGTGGCCTTCGCTGGAAGTGGTGGACTGCCAGACTTTGACCAGTCCGATCACGATCAGCAACACGGGCCACTGGAACCGCATGTGGTAGAACTCGGTGAGCAGGAACAGCACGCCGAGAGTAATGAGTACGGCAGGTCCCATAATTCCGCGGCTGCGGCACCGAGCACAATTACAGCGATAGCGGTATCCATTCATACGTGTCCTCCTACTCCTGGTTCGGACTGGTTTGTCCGGAGCCAAATCGACGAATGATCATCCAGACGCCAAGGGCGATAAGGATGAGCGGCCACATCCGGCCGAGCCAGTGGAACTGCCACCAGCCAAACTGATGAAGCAGAAACAGCACGCCCATACCGATGAGGATGATGGCACCGACAGGACTCGCCTCACGGGGCTCTGGAGGTGGCGGCGCGACATAGTTAGGCGGAAGCGGTGCCACCGGGATATAACCCGGTGCAGGCGGACCGCCTGGTGGCACTGGAACGAATCCACTCGCCGGTGGAGGAGGCGGAGTAGAGGATGCGCTGGTGTTGCCGCCGAACATCTTCTCGAAGCCAAAGGGATCGGGAAGCGGCAGTCCGTACTGGCGGGCCTTGGCGGTCTTGTAGGCGTCGATGACCATGTAGATAGCCCAGAAGCCGATGGACAGGCCGACGATGGCGTCGAGTCCATTGGGCAGTCCGGTGCTCTCGAGACCGATGAGCCCGGCGAAGATCGCGACGTGGATCAGTCCCTTATAGAACTGGCCGTTATACATGGCGCCGACACCCGGGATGAATCCGAGCAAGAGGGCTATGCCGGGGCTGGGGGCGTCCGGAACCGGGGCGATGGGGATAACCGTCGTACCGGGCTGGTTCACACGGTGCGCGAGGCAATCCTCGCAGTAGATGACACCATGCACCGTGTGTTTGCATGCGTCACACATCGCCTTGCCGCACGTACGGCAGTATGCGGTTGCTGCACTTTCGGGATGGACCGTGCAGTTCATGACAATCTCCTGTGGGCCGGTAACCAGGGATTCACCAACTCACATCCGTGACAGCTCGCCACGACTTCTTGCGATTCGTCCTGGCTGTAGTTCTGGTAGTTTCGCTGATCTGGTTCGTTTCCCTTTTTGTCGTTCGACTGATCCTTTTTTTGATCAGGTTTGTCTTCCGGAGTGGTGGCAGCACGTTTGAGATCGCGCACCTTGGTTTCGAGTTCATACACGAAACGGATGTTCTCGTAGTACTTCACCAGGCGGCCGGAAGTTTCGTAATAGCCCCGGACAATGGCGCTCGGCCGAAGATCAACCTGCTTCAGCGTGGAGAGCCGGATGCCCGCTACATTCAGCACTAAGGTGATGGAGAAGAACGCCATGGCAAAAGACATGGCGAAGCGAGGCTGCATCACCGTACCCCAGACCGGGCGGAGGGACGCGGGAATGCGATCACGCCAGCGTTCCGTCCAGGATTTCGGTGCCTCAGTTCTAGCTGGTGAAGGCGCGCCGGAAGTTGCGATCAGGACGCGCTGAACAAAGCCAGCCGGAGGTTCTACTTCAGGTAGCTCCTTGAGCCAGCCCATGCCAGCCTCGACTTCGGCGAACATCGCCGAACAGGCGGGACAGGAGGCACGATGAGCGTCGAAGCGGATTCGCTTCGTGCCGCCCAGCGAGCCATCCAGGGCATCAGCCAGGAGGGCGTCGAACTCAGCGCACTGCATACCGTTTTTGAGTTCTTCTGCCATTACGTCACCTGCCTATAAGTACGTGAAAGGACCCTTGCAAGTTCCATACGACCCCGATTAATTCTTGATTTCACAGTGCCTTCCGGGACCTTGAGGGCAATGGCGATTTCCTTGTAATCCATGTCCTGGAGGTCGCGGAGGATGACAGCCTCGCGGAGCTCGGGACTGAGCTTCTGGATGGCCTTTTGGACCATTTCCTGGGTCTGGCGGCGCTGGATTCGCTCGTCGGCGGAGGGGCCGGAATCCTGAATTTTGTCACCGAGAGAAATGGAATCGTCATCCTCAGTCAAACCAGCATCCAGGGAGTCGGTTACGCGGTCCTGGCGGGTCTTGCGGAAGTGGTCGACGAGGAGGTTTCGGGTCATGGTCATGACCCAAGTGGCAAAAGCGCCCTTTTCGGGAGCGTAGCTGTCCAGAGTGCGGTAGAGCTTGATGAAAACTTCCTGGGCGAGGTCTTCGGCGTTGTCGGGGGAACCCGTAAATCTATAACAAACGTTGTAGATACGGCGGTTGAACTGGCGGACTATTTCCTCCCAGGCGTCAGCATCGCCTGCGACACAACGGCGCACCAATGCAGTGACAACTTGGGTGTCGTCCACCCGCTGCCCCCTTGGGAGTACCCCCAGATCCTGCCCTAAAACCGCAGTAGCCACATAAGCGATACGCAGGTGCTGGGACGAAAGTTCAGATTTGGCAAACGAAGGGGGATTGTATCAGCCGGGAAACCCAGTTTCATTAACCAGTTAGGAGATTTCACTGTCCGGTTCGGATATGGGAAATAGACAGGGTCGAAGGGGCGGCGACAGGCATCTCATGGGCAAGGAGTGGAACGATGGCAAATTTCCGAAAGCGCAATGACGACCCGGATTCGGCAGGTCAGTCCGGGGATATTCAGCAGATTTCCGAGGTCGCGGATGCGGATTCCCAGAGCGTGGAAGAACTGGTGGAGGAAGGGAACTCGTTCGAGGCAAGCGTGATTGACGGAGTCGAGAACGTGGAAGACGCCGACGTGGCGGAGGTCACAACGCGGGAAGTGCCGGAAGACGATGTCCCGGAGGAATACCGGGATCAGGACCGCGACATAGCCTAGTGATTTGTCAGCTCACGAAATAGGGCCACCAGCACATGTTCTGTATCTTTTCCTGCGCCTGAGTGTCTTATAGGCAGAGGGTGAGGTGTGCTCATGTCGTACCGGTTATTCGGGCTGGTTCTGGTTTTGATGGTTGTCGGGTTTCTTTTTGCTCATCATGCTCGCGCGGCTTCGACTAAGGTGCCGGCTGCAACAACGGATGTTCCGTTGGCTGCGAAGCCGGGCCAACAGAAGGCGGTCTTCGCGGGCGGATGTTTCTGGGGCACCCAGGCCGTGTTTCAACGACTCAAGGGAGTAGTGAAAACGACGGCCGGATTCGCCGGAGGAAAGGCTTCGACGGCGACATACGATCAAGTGACCACCGAGAGTACGGGGCACGCCGAGTCGGTGGAGGTGATCTACGATCCATCGCGGATAACGTACGGGCAGTTATTGCGCGTGTTCTTTGCGGTTGCACATGACCCGACACAGCTCAATCGCCAGGGACCGGATGTCGGCCCGTCGTATCGGTCGGCAATCTTCTACGTGAACGACGAGCAGAAGCGGCTGGCGAATGCGTATATCGCGCAGCTTGAGGCGGCGAAGGTGTTTCCGGCGAAGATTGTTACCGAGGTGAGTCCGCTGAAAGGCTTTTACGCGGCCGAAGATTACCACCAGGATTACGCGTTGAAGAATCCGAACGCGCCTTATGTGCAGATCTGCGATCGTCCAAAGATCGCCGAGTTGAAGAAACAATTTCCGGAATTGTTCGTCGAGTACAAGGGGCACTAGGCGCTTTCGGTAGGGCCCCCGCTATACTCGCTGGATGCACTTGAAGCTTGTCCAGGTTGGCGATCCGGTTCTGCGTGAGAGAGCGCGAGAACTTTCTGCGTCAGAGATACGGTCCGAGGAAATTCAGCGACTCATTGCCCTGATGCAGGAGACATTGCGTGATGCTCCGGGGGTGGGGTTGGCGGCGCCGCAAGTGGGCGAGTCTATTCAGTTGGCAATCATTGAAGACCTGCCGGACTACAGCCGCAACCTGACGGCGGAACAAATTGCCGAACGCGAACGAAAGCCAGTTCCGTTTCACGTAATCATCAATCCGAAGCTGACGCCAGCCGGCAAAGCGGACGTGGAGTTCTTTGAAGGGTGCCTGAGCCTGACGGGTTATACGGCGCTAGTGCCTCGATATCGGAGGGTGAGGGTGGAGTGCCTGGATGAGAAAGCGCAGCCCAAGGTGATCGAGGCTTCAGGGTGGTATGCGCGGATTCTTCAGCATGAAATCGATCACCTGAACGGGATGCTATACATCGATCGCATGCACTCGCGGAGCTTCATGTCGCTGGAGAATTTCACGCGGCAATGGAAGGACACTTCGACTGCCGCAATTAAGCAAAAGCTGGGGCTCTAGTACCCCCAGATATGGCCGCTTACTCATAGCGCAGGGCTTCGACGGGATCGAGTCGCGAGGCCTGAACGGCGGGCCAGACTCCGAAGAAAACTCCGACAGCGACCGAAACGCCAAGGCCGGTCATGACGGCCCAGAGCGGCACCTCCGATGGGAGCGCCGGCAGCACGATATTCAACAGAACGACGATGAACACGGAGAAGATGATGCCGATCAGGCCTCCGGCGCCGGTGAGCGCGACGGCTTCGCTCAGGAACTGGAGAATGATGTCGGAGCGTCGCGCACCTATGGCTTTTCGTACGCCAATCTCGCGCGTGCGCTCGGTGACGCTGACGAGCATGATGTTCATCACGCCGATACCGCCGACCAGGAGACCGATGGCGGAGATGGCAATGGAAATGACAATGATCATGCCGGTGATGCGGTCGAAGTTCTCGATGATTGAGTCAGCAGTGGAGATCGAGAAATCGTCCTCGCCACCCTGCGGAATGCGACGGAATTTACGCATGGCGTTGCGGATTTCCTCGATCGCATCGGCACGCTGGCCATTTTTTGCCTTGGCGGTAAAGAAGTAGCCGTCGGCCTGCGGATAGCGCAGGTGAATGGTTTCAAAGGGAGCGACGATCTGGCGATCAAGTCCGTTCTCGCCGAAGAAGCCGCCCTTGGCGGGCGCAAAAACGCCGAGCACGGTGTATTCGGTTCCATCGACCGTGATCTGCTTTCCGACTCCATCACCGGCGGGAAACAGAGCATCGGCGAGGCTGGATCCGATGGCCACGACTCGCTGGGCCCGCTCGCCTTCGCCCTGAGTGAAGGTCCTTCCCTGGCGAAGGTCGCGGGGAATGATCTCGGATCCGTTGGCGGTGACTCCAATCAGACTGACATTGTCCGACTCGAAACCGGGGACTTTCGCGGTGATGAAGGTGCCGGGCGCAGCGTTTATGAACAGCGTGATGCTGACATCGTCGATGGTACGAACGACGCTCTTGAGGTACGCGGCGGTCTCTGGCTTCAACGGCCGACGGCGGCGTTCCTTCAGCGGAGCGTTTGCTCCGGAGGGATCGCCACTCACGCGCGCGATGAAGATACTGTTCGGTCCGAACTCCTCGAAGAATTGAACGATGCTCTTGCGCAATCCGGTCATGAGCGACGCAACCGTGACAACCGTGGTGATTCCGATAACCACGCCAAGCACGGTTAGACCCGAGCGAAACTTGTGATTCCAGACGGCCTGAAAGGCTAGAGAGAGCGTTTCCCTGGGGCTGATCTTCATCTACTCAGCCCTCAACGCGATGATGGGATCGAGGCGCGCAGCACGGCGCGCGGGATACCAACCGGAGATGATGCCAACGGTACTCGAAACGAGGATCGAGAGGACGACGTAGGTGGCCGTGATTTTTACGCCGATACCGAAGATGACGCTCATTCCTTCGGCCAGAACCGCGCCGGCGGTAATTCCGATGAGTCCACCGACAAGCGAGAGAATCACCGACTCGACCAGAAACTGAAGCAGGATTTCGTTTTGCTTCGCACCGAGGCTTTTGCGGATGCCGATCTCACGCGTCCGTTCAGTCACGCTCACGAGCATGATGTTCATGATGACAATGCCGCCGACGATGAGCGAAATGCTGGTGACAGGTACGACGATGGCAGAAATGACGCCGAGGATCTGGTCGATGAATGAGCGAACGGAATCGGGCGTGAGCGTGTCGAAGTTATCAGGCTTGCCGGGTTGGGCATGGAAGCGGCTGCGAAGCGCGACGCGGGTGGTGTCCAGCGCCTCGTCCATGGAGAGCCCGCTGTTCTTCCGCGCCTTTCCGAAGAAGGCAATGCCGTTCTGAGTTCCGTAAATTTCGGCAAAGAGAGTGGCCGGGATGTAGATGGGGTTATCGAGGCTGCGTCCGAACGATGAACCCTGGCGTTCGAGCAATCCGATGACGGTGAACTCACGGCCGGCGGCGCGGACCTTCTGGCCTATCGGCTGCACGGAAGGGAAGAGCGCATCACGGATGTCCTGCCCGATGATGGCAACCGGAGCCCGCATGCGTTCTTCGGATTCGGTGAAAAAGCGACCATCTTCGATGGGTACGTCGCGGATGTCGGGCAGAGTGTAGGACACGCCGATCACGCTTGCTGCCTCGTAGACCTGGTTACCGCCCTTGATATCTTCGAGTCGCTGGGAGTAGGGGCTGTAGATGATGGAGTCGCCGGTTTCCGTTCGCAGGAAATTGACGTCTTCGGGGCGGATCCGCTTGTTATAACGCTGTTTCTCGGCGAGCTCGCGTCCGGTCAAGCGTCCCACGGACGCGATTTGGGCGATGAGATAACTCTCGCTGCCAAATGATTTGGCAGTGACACTTTCCGCATAGACGCCAAGACCATCGATGGCGGCGCCGACAACCACCACACTCGCAACTCCTACGACCACGCCCAGAACGGTAAGAAAACTGCGCAATTTATGGACGCGGATGGAGTCGAGTGCAAGGCGAATCGCGGTTGTAAGTCGATATAGCAATGTAAAGAAGCCTGAATTGATACTACTACTGAAGTGGGGGTACAAAGAAGAAGCGCGGGTACAGGGCCCGCGCTTGGAGTGATTGCAGGACTATTCCGAGGTGAAGTAATCGACGGCGACAGGACTCTCGAACAGCGAGTAGTCGCGAGTCACGACGGTGATACCG containing:
- the msrA gene encoding peptide-methionine (S)-S-oxide reductase MsrA, whose protein sequence is MSYRLFGLVLVLMVVGFLFAHHARAASTKVPAATTDVPLAAKPGQQKAVFAGGCFWGTQAVFQRLKGVVKTTAGFAGGKASTATYDQVTTESTGHAESVEVIYDPSRITYGQLLRVFFAVAHDPTQLNRQGPDVGPSYRSAIFYVNDEQKRLANAYIAQLEAAKVFPAKIVTEVSPLKGFYAAEDYHQDYALKNPNAPYVQICDRPKIAELKKQFPELFVEYKGH
- a CDS encoding ABC transporter permease, whose translation is MKISPRETLSLAFQAVWNHKFRSGLTVLGVVIGITTVVTVASLMTGLRKSIVQFFEEFGPNSIFIARVSGDPSGANAPLKERRRRPLKPETAAYLKSVVRTIDDVSITLFINAAPGTFITAKVPGFESDNVSLIGVTANGSEIIPRDLRQGRTFTQGEGERAQRVVAIGSSLADALFPAGDGVGKQITVDGTEYTVLGVFAPAKGGFFGENGLDRQIVAPFETIHLRYPQADGYFFTAKAKNGQRADAIEEIRNAMRKFRRIPQGGEDDFSISTADSIIENFDRITGMIIVISIAISAIGLLVGGIGVMNIMLVSVTERTREIGVRKAIGARRSDIILQFLSEAVALTGAGGLIGIIFSVFIVVLLNIVLPALPSEVPLWAVMTGLGVSVAVGVFFGVWPAVQASRLDPVEALRYE
- the def gene encoding peptide deformylase; this translates as MKLVQVGDPVLRERARELSASEIRSEEIQRLIALMQETLRDAPGVGLAAPQVGESIQLAIIEDLPDYSRNLTAEQIAERERKPVPFHVIINPKLTPAGKADVEFFEGCLSLTGYTALVPRYRRVRVECLDEKAQPKVIEASGWYARILQHEIDHLNGMLYIDRMHSRSFMSLENFTRQWKDTSTAAIKQKLGL
- a CDS encoding sigma-70 family RNA polymerase sigma factor, which translates into the protein MDDTQVVTALVRRCVAGDADAWEEIVRQFNRRIYNVCYRFTGSPDNAEDLAQEVFIKLYRTLDSYAPEKGAFATWVMTMTRNLLVDHFRKTRQDRVTDSLDAGLTEDDDSISLGDKIQDSGPSADERIQRRQTQEMVQKAIQKLSPELREAVILRDLQDMDYKEIAIALKVPEGTVKSRINRGRMELARVLSRTYRQVT
- a CDS encoding cold-shock protein; the protein is MRERGTVKWFNGAKGYGFIQRSTGEDVFVHYSAIQENGYRTLNEGETVEFDLLKGPKGFQAANVARV
- a CDS encoding DUF5668 domain-containing protein, yielding MGPAVLITLGVLFLLTEFYHMRFQWPVLLIVIGLVKVWQSTTSSEGHMQYQAMPQAPQPPAVPPAEQGQGQVHNG
- a CDS encoding ABC transporter permease: MLYRLTTAIRLALDSIRVHKLRSFLTVLGVVVGVASVVVVGAAIDGLGVYAESVTAKSFGSESYLIAQIASVGRLTGRELAEKQRYNKRIRPEDVNFLRTETGDSIIYSPYSQRLEDIKGGNQVYEAASVIGVSYTLPDIRDVPIEDGRFFTESEERMRAPVAIIGQDIRDALFPSVQPIGQKVRAAGREFTVIGLLERQGSSFGRSLDNPIYIPATLFAEIYGTQNGIAFFGKARKNSGLSMDEALDTTRVALRSRFHAQPGKPDNFDTLTPDSVRSFIDQILGVISAIVVPVTSISLIVGGIVIMNIMLVSVTERTREIGIRKSLGAKQNEILLQFLVESVILSLVGGLIGITAGAVLAEGMSVIFGIGVKITATYVVLSILVSSTVGIISGWYPARRAARLDPIIALRAE
- a CDS encoding zf-HC2 domain-containing protein, with the protein product MAEELKNGMQCAEFDALLADALDGSLGGTKRIRFDAHRASCPACSAMFAEVEAGMGWLKELPEVEPPAGFVQRVLIATSGAPSPARTEAPKSWTERWRDRIPASLRPVWGTVMQPRFAMSFAMAFFSITLVLNVAGIRLSTLKQVDLRPSAIVRGYYETSGRLVKYYENIRFVYELETKVRDLKRAATTPEDKPDQKKDQSNDKKGNEPDQRNYQNYSQDESQEVVASCHGCELVNPWLPAHRRLS
- a CDS encoding DUF4097 family beta strand repeat-containing protein; its protein translation is MASPTPVTPPPYYRRRRSLAGPLVLIIIGVFFLLITSHVISWPQFGHYFARYWPLLLILWGGIRLAEYYTDKQHGYPARGIGAGGVLFLILLIICGLSASTADRLNWQAIQGEIDVDDNFFGGMFGQTFNFNATQQQDLPAGLKDASLRVLSDRGNVTIKSWDDNRVKVDVTKKIRANDQNDANQVDQQTQPTINIDANVITVNANTSGAGSRGVRTDMEIWVPRALALDVATRNGDVIIASRQAGIKLSTSRGDINVSDITGNIDIDQKRGDIQISKVTGDVNIQARADDTTIAEVNGSVKLNGEYLGGINLSKITKPVTFHSSRTDMEFARLDGDFSMDAGDLRANKLAGPMRVLTRSKDVHLDDFAGDLRVENANSTIEVHSTKLGTMEIDNRRGDVQIFVPDKSTFQADLRARNGEITSDFDALKVSTIRNDASATGAIGNGGPKLQVTNEHGNIEIKKAGQAPQPEAGKD
- a CDS encoding DUF5668 domain-containing protein, which encodes MNCTVHPESAATAYCRTCGKAMCDACKHTVHGVIYCEDCLAHRVNQPGTTVIPIAPVPDAPSPGIALLLGFIPGVGAMYNGQFYKGLIHVAIFAGLIGLESTGLPNGLDAIVGLSIGFWAIYMVIDAYKTAKARQYGLPLPDPFGFEKMFGGNTSASSTPPPPPASGFVPVPPGGPPAPGYIPVAPLPPNYVAPPPPEPREASPVGAIILIGMGVLFLLHQFGWWQFHWLGRMWPLILIALGVWMIIRRFGSGQTSPNQE